In Denticeps clupeoides chromosome 1, fDenClu1.1, whole genome shotgun sequence, a single window of DNA contains:
- the LOC114788184 gene encoding histone-binding protein RBBP4-like: MADKEGPFDDAVEERVINEEYKIWKKNTPFLYDLVMTHALEWPSLTTQWLPDVSRPEGKDFSVHRLVLGTHTSDEQNHLVIASVQLPNDDAQFDVSQYDSERGEFGGFGSVSGKIEIEIKINHEGEVNRARYMPQNPCIIATKTPTSDVLVFDYTKHPSKPDPSGECFPDLRLRGHQKEGYGLSWNPNLSGCLLSASDDHTICMWDISAVSKEGRIVDAKTIFTGHSAVVEDVSWHLLHESLFGSVADDQKLMIWDTRSNNTSKPSHAVDAHTAEVNCLSFNPYSEFILATGSADKTVALWDLRNLKLKLHSFESHKDEIFQVQWSPHNETILASSGTDRRLNVWDLSKIGEEQSPEDAEDGPPELLFVHGGHTAKISDFSWNPNEPWVVCSVSEDNIMQVWQMAENIYNDEDPEGGGDGEVRA, from the exons ATGGCCGATAAAGAAG GTCCATTTGATGATGCTGTGGAAGAGAGAGTGATAAATGAAGAGTATAAGATCTGGAAGAAGAACACTCCTTTCCTGTATGATCTGGTAATGACCCATGCGCTGGAATGGCCCAGCCTTACTACACAGTGGCTGCCTGACGTCAGCAG ACCAGAGGGCAAAGACTTCAGCGTTCACAGGCTGGTTCTCGGCACACACACATCGGACGAGCAGAATCATTTGGTGATAGCCAGCGTGCAGCTGCCCAACGATGATGCTCAGTTTGATGTGTCGCAGTATGACAGTGAGAGGGGAG AGTTTGGAGGCTTTGGTTCAGTCAGTGGTAAGATTGAGATTGAAATAAAGATAAACCATGAAGGAGAGGTGAACCGGGCTCGTTACATGCCGCAGAATCCATGCATCATCGCTACCAAGACCCCTACTAGTGATGTGCTGGTGTTCGACTACACCAAACACCCATCTAAACCAG ACCCATCTGGCGAGTGCTTTCCTGACCTACGTTTAAGGGGCCATCAGAAGGAGGGTTATGGTCTTTCCTGGAACCCCAACCTGAGTGGTTGCCTGCTCAGTGCTTCAGATGACCAT ACCATATGCATGTGGGACATCAGCGCAGTTTCAAAGGAGGGACGTATAGTGGATGCTAAGACCATCTTCACAGGCCACTCAGCTGTGGTAGAGGACGTTTCCTGGCACCTGCTGCACGAGTCACTGTTTGGCTCTGTTGCAGATGACCAGAAGCTCATGAT ATGGGACACACGGTCGAACAACACCTCAAAGCCCAGCCATGCTGTTGATGCTCACACAGCAGAGGTCAACTGCTTGTCCTTTAATCCCTACAGCGAGTTCATCCTGGCTACAGGCTCAGCTGACAAG ACTGTCGCTCTTTGGGACCTCAGGAACCTGAAACTTAAGCTTCACTCATTTGAATCTCACAAAGATGAGATTTTCCAG GTTCAGTGGTCTCCTCATAATGAAACCATCCTGGCCTCTAGTGGTACTGACCGCAGACTCAATGTGTGGGACCTCAG TAAAATTGGGGAGGAGCAGTCCCCCGAGGATGCTGAGGATGGGCCGCCGGAGCTGCTG TTTGTCCATGGCGGCCACACTGCAAAGATCTCAGATTTCTCATGGAACCCGAATGAGCCATGGGTCGTGTGCTCTGTCTCAGAGGATAACATCATGCAGGTTTGGCAGATG GCAGAGAACATCTACAATGATGAGGATCCTGAGGGAGGCGGAGATGGTGAGGTGCGGGCATAA
- the zbtb8os gene encoding protein archease isoform X2, translated as MLHAWGDSLEEAFEQCAMAMFGYMTDIETVEPIDSVEVESEGDDMESLLYHFLDDWLFKFSADIFFIPREVKVLHIDRMRFKIRSIGWGEEFRISKHPQGTEVKAITYSAMQIYDEGKPEVFVIIDI; from the exons AT GCTCCACGCCTGGGGCGACTCGCTGGAGGAGGCCTTTGAGCAGTGTGCCATGGCCATGTTTGGGTACATGACTGACATAGAGACTGTTGAGCCCATCGACTCTGTAGAGGTGGAGTCAGAAG GAGACGACATGGAGTCACTTCTTTATCATTTCTTAGATGACTGGCTTTTTAAATTTAGTGCTGATATCTTTTTCATCCCACGG GAAGTCAAGGTTTTGCACATCGACCGAATGCGCTTCAAAATCCGCTCTATTGG GTGGGGTGAGGAGTTCAGAATTTCCAAACATCCACAG GGAACTGAGGTAAAAGCCATTACCTACTCAGCCATGCAGATATATGATGAAGGCAAGCCTGAAGTCTTTGTAATCATAGACATCTAA
- the zbtb8os gene encoding protein archease isoform X1, whose product MNDRELDLTEEQKKIKSKYPAVNKKYEYLDHTADVQLHAWGDSLEEAFEQCAMAMFGYMTDIETVEPIDSVEVESEGDDMESLLYHFLDDWLFKFSADIFFIPREVKVLHIDRMRFKIRSIGWGEEFRISKHPQGTEVKAITYSAMQIYDEGKPEVFVIIDI is encoded by the exons ATGAACGATCGTGAACTCGATCTCACCGAGGAACAGAAAAAGATCAAAAGCAAATACCCTGCCGTCAACAAGAAGTATGAAT ATTTGGATCATACAGCAGATGTACA GCTCCACGCCTGGGGCGACTCGCTGGAGGAGGCCTTTGAGCAGTGTGCCATGGCCATGTTTGGGTACATGACTGACATAGAGACTGTTGAGCCCATCGACTCTGTAGAGGTGGAGTCAGAAG GAGACGACATGGAGTCACTTCTTTATCATTTCTTAGATGACTGGCTTTTTAAATTTAGTGCTGATATCTTTTTCATCCCACGG GAAGTCAAGGTTTTGCACATCGACCGAATGCGCTTCAAAATCCGCTCTATTGG GTGGGGTGAGGAGTTCAGAATTTCCAAACATCCACAG GGAACTGAGGTAAAAGCCATTACCTACTCAGCCATGCAGATATATGATGAAGGCAAGCCTGAAGTCTTTGTAATCATAGACATCTAA
- the LOC114796869 gene encoding CD276 antigen-like codes for MSFLLLINSVLLSQAASSPSYRVQVPARTVLAVRGWPLVIGCTFPPANSPPALPGNLVITWQRLENNQVVHSFYYGQDQMNYQSQDYQNRTTLFNSQISSGNASLRLTDVRLQDAGRYLCSVSDSRGMDKAEVQVQYAAYYSEPRLTIEVSATSVSVEYEMEGYPEPELLWQGPQGQKLTYDTEINKSEELIHVKTRYVTSRTNSISLTFSLTNQPTSQVMQKSVSFRNGGSPPNAVKDRIVVLTALTTLLSLL; via the exons ATGTCATTTTTGCTTTTAATCAACAGCGTGTTACTGTCCCAAG CTGCCAGCTCTCCCAGCTACAGAGTTCAAGTCCCAGCAAGAACTGTGTTGGCAGTGAGAGGATGGCCCTTGGTTATCGGCTGCACATTTCCTCCAGCAAACAGCCCACCTGCCCTCCCAGGAAATCTTGTTATCACATGGCAGAGGCTAGAGAATAACCAAGTGGTTCACAGTTTCTATTATGGACAAGATCAGATGAATTATCAGAGCCAAGATTATCAGAACCGGACCACACTCTTCAACTCCCAGATCAGTTCTGGGAACGCTTCCCTAAGGCTGACGGATGTTCGACTGCAGGATGCAGGAAGATACCTGTGCAGCGTCAGCGACTCAAGAGGAATGGATAAAGCTGAGGTTCAGGTGCAATATGCAG CTTACTACTCCGAACCCCGATTGACCATTGAGGTCAGTGCCACCAGTGTCAGTGTGGAGTATGAGATGGAAGGGTATCCAGAACCTGAACTGCTGTGGCAGGGCCCACAGGGACAGAAGCTCACTTAtgacacagaaataaataaaag TGAGGAGTTAATACATGTGAAGACACGTTATGTCACAAGCAGAACAAATTCCATCAGCCTCACCTTCTCCCTAACCAACCAACCCACCAGTCAAGTAATGCAGAAGTCGGTCAGCTTCAGAAATG GTGGAAGCCCTCCAAATGCCGTGAAGGATAGAATTGTTGTTCTGACTGCATTAACAACACTTCTGAGTCTTCTGTAA